A window of Clostridioides sp. ES-S-0010-02 genomic DNA:
GGAACTTATGAATATACTAAAAAAACTAAGTAAGGAAAAATCAATATCAGTAATACTTTCATTACATGAAATAGATATAGCACTAAAAAGTTGTGATAAGGTTGCTCTTGTAAAAAATAACAAAGTTATAGCTTATGGTCAGCCAGAAGATATGGTAGACGAAAATATGATAAATTCACTCTATGAATTAGAGGATAAAAATTTTAATAGTTTATTAGGTGCAGTAGAAATTAGCAATAAATCAAAAAATGAAGTTTTTATAATTGGTGGAGGTGGTAAAGCAACACCAATCTACAGAGCTTTTACTAAAAGAGGCATAGGTATATATTCTGGCATAATACATGAAAATGATATTGATTATGAAATTGGTAGGACTATGGGCATAAAGTTGTTTACAGAAAAGCCATTTGAGTCAATAAGTGATGAAAGTTTCGATTTGGCTATTAGAAATTTAAATAATTCTAAGATTATAATAGACACAGGATTTAGCGTAGGAGAAACTAATAAAAGAAATATAGATATTATAAAAGAGGCTTTAAAAATAAATAAAAAAGTTTATTCATTTAGAAATAAAAGTGAGAGTAATAAGTATTATAAGAGTCTGAGTAATAATATAGAATATGTAGATAAAGTTTCTAAAATGGTGGATAGTATTGATATAAATAATTTACTGTAAATTGTAACTTATGGCATATTTAGAAATGATAAAATATATAAAAGAGTATCATAAGGAGATTTTTAAAGTGCATTTTTTAAATCTCTAGATACTCTTTTTTAGAAAATATTTATTTAGTAATACATTTTTTTATTGTGTATTTTCAATTACACACTTCAATAAAAAAATAATACTTTACAGATAACCAACAGCTTCTTCTCTAGTTAAAAAAAGTGAATTCCTGTAGTTGATTCTTTCCATCTATTTTCATGAAAATTTTCAGCTACCACCATTTCTCCTACTCTATATATAAAATTTTCATCAGCATATGCACGAGCAGTTTTAAAAGATTCTTTGCCATCTATACTTGTAATCGACAGTACTTTTGCTTTATCACATCTACAAGCATTTGATGTAGCAGATACTCTTTTTGCGTCACTTGGTATTAATAATTGTACCATTCTAAAATTAAAACATTTTTTATAGCCTATAAACGCTCCTGTTTCAGGACAGTATAATTTAAAAAAACGAGTACTTTCATCTGATATTACTCCATCCAATGTAGCATATTCTAAATTAGAATTTTCTAGATTAGTACCTCTAATATCTGAGTTAGATAAATTACAAAATCTAAAATTTGCACCACTTAAGTCTGTATTTTTTAATATAGAATTTTTTAATGAACAATCTGAAAAATAAGAATTCTTAAAGCTAGAGTTTTCTAAATCTGCATTTTCTAAATTTAAATTGATAAGGTCAGACCAGGAAAAGTCAATATTACTTAAATAATATCCTCTTAAATCCATATTTTCTAATCTTACTTCTTTTAAATCAGCTCTTTCTCCATCGTTATTATTTTTAAGCCATAAATAATGTTTCTCAAGTGTTTTTTCTAATTCTTGTTTAGAAATAGTTTTCATTAAAATCACCTTCACAAATTTATTTTTATATATTTAGTAGCAAAATAGTCATATATTTAATTATATAACAATGAATAAAAAACTTCTAAATAATATATAAAATATTAAATATATTATTGAAGATTTATTATCTCTAGTAACATATAAACACTGGGTAAACATTTTTATGGTTTTATTTAAAGAATAAAATAATATCAGTAATACAATAATAAAAGTTTAGATATAAAAAAATTTGTGTATATACTATATGTAGTATATAATAGATAAAGCACTAACTATATGTAGTGCTTTTGTTTTTGAAAAATACTTATTATGCCCTATAATTATAGGTTGTTTTTGGAATTTACGCTGATAAATATTAAAAGAAATAATAAGTAAATTAAATGAAATTATAGCACAAGATTATGTTAAAAGGACGGTAAATAATGAATTGGATAGAGCTTAACAATCAAGTGATAATTAAAAATGAACAAGGGAAATATCAACTGGAAAAGGATAAGGAAGCCCTAAGTAGTTACATAGAAGAATTTATAAATCCAAAGTTAAAGAAATTTAATAATCTAGAAGAAAGATTGAAGTATCTAATGGATGAAGGTTATTATTTAGAAGAAGTAATACATAAATATAGCATGGATTTTATTAAAAAGATATACAAACTTATTGAGGAACATAAATTTAAGTTTCAATCATATATGAGTGCAAATAAATTTTATCAAAATTATGCATTAAAAAGTAATGATGGAAAAGAGATATTAGAAACATATAATGAAAAAGTATTAATTGTAGCTTTAACATTAGGAAATGGTGATGAGAGTCTAGCTTTAAACTTGGCAGACAAAATAGTAAAACAAGAATTTCAACCAGCTACACCTACATTTTTAAATGCTGGAAGAAAGAGAGCAGGAGAAATGGTATCATGTTTTTTACTATCTGTAGAAGATAGCACAGAAGGTATTTCATATGCGATATCTTCATCAAATCATTTATCAAAAATAGGTGGAGGAGTTGCGTTAAACTTATCTAAGCTTAGAGCATCAGGTGAATCTATTAAAGATATAGAAGGTGCAGCTGGAGGTGTTGTTGGAGTAGCTAAAATGTTGGAACAATCATTCAGCTATTTTAATCAGATGGGAGCTAGACAAGGTTCTGGTGCAGTTTATCTCACAGTATTTCATCCTGATTTTGAATTATTGATGGATACTAAAAAGATAAATGCTGATGAAAAAATAAGACTTGCTACATTATCGCTGGGAGCTATTATACCTGATAAATTTATGGAGTTAGCAGAAAAAAATGAAGTAGCTTATGCATTTTATCCTCATACTGTGTATAAAAAGTATGGAGTTTACCTTGATGAGATAGAAATGAGTGAGTGGTATGATAGATTAGTTAATGATGAAGATATAAGAAAAAAAGAAATAAATCCTAGACAAATGTTGACTAAAATAGCACAAATGCAACAAGAAAGTGGATATCCATATGTAGTGTATATAGATACAGCCAATAGGGAACATACATTGAAAGAGGTTGGTATGGTAAAAATGTCTAACTTGTGTTGTGAAATCTTCCAGTATCAAACATCTTCAGAAATAGAAGGCTATGGTGGAGAAAATAAATGGGGTCAAGATATAAGTTGTAATCTTGGTTCTTTAAATATAGCAAATGTTATGGACAATAAAACTATAGAAAGCACAGTTGAGACATCAATAAGAGCATTGACATTTGTAGCGGACAAAACAAACATAAAGCCAGTACCAACTGTAAATAATAGTAATAGCAAATCTCATTCTATAGGATTGGGAGCTATGAATTTGCATGGATACTTAGTAAGAGAAAATATTTTATATACTTCAGAGGATGCTGTAGAGTTTTCTGATGTATTTTTTGCAATGATTAGATATTATTCAATTAAAGCATCTATGAAAATAGCTATAGAAAAAAATCAAACTTTTGAAGGGTTTGAAAAATCAGAATATGCTAAGGGAAGAAAAAGCAAGGTATTATCAAAATACTATGAACAATCTTATCTACCTAAGCTAGAAAAGGTAAAAGCATTATTTGAAGGTATTTATATACCAACAAAAGAAGATTGGACAAAATTATTGGATGAGGTCAAAGAAAAAGGTATATATAATGCATATTTAATGGCAGTAGCCCCAACTCAAAGCATTAGTTATGTCCAAAATGCAACATCAAGTATAATGCCAATTACTGAGCCAGTAGAAGTAAGAACATATGGAGATTCAACTACAATATATCCAATGCCATTTTTAACTAATGAAAATATGTTGTATTATCAATCAGCATATAGAATGGATATGAGGAAAGTTATAGATTTAGTATCAACAGTTCAACAACATGTTGACCAAGGAATATCAACAACATTGTTTGTTACAGATGAAAAGACAACTAGAGATATAGCTAGACATTACATATATGCATATAAAAAAGGTCTTAAAAGTTTATATTACACAAGAACAAAGATGACAAGAGATACTCATGAGTGTCTAGTATGTTCAGTATAGGGAGAGAAATATATGACATTTAAATTACATAAAACACATGATGCAGTTAATTGGAATAAAGAAGAAGATGGATTCACACAGGCTTTTTGGGAACAAAATGTAAAACAATTTTGGCTTCCTGAAGAAATATCTGTCTCTAAAGATATTAAGGTATGGAATGAATTAGATGATAATGAAAAAGACTTATATAAAAAAGTGTTAGGTGGACTGACCTTATTGGATACAAAGCAAGGGAATAATGGAATTCCATCAATGATGGGTTTAACAGATAATCTTCAAAGAAAAGCAGTTTTATCTTTTATGGGTACTATGGAAGAAATACATGCAAAAAGTTATTCTTCCATATTTATGACTTTGCTTTCTAACTCCGAGATAGATGATTTATTTGAATGGATAGAAACAGAGCCAACATTACAACGAAAGGCTGATTTAGTTCTAGCTCAATATGAAAATACTACAAACCAAAAGAATTTATATTTATCAATGGTTACAAGCGTGTTTTTGGAGAGTTTCTTGTTTTATTCAGGATTCTTTTATCCATTGTATCTGTCTGGTCAAGGAAAAATGGTGGCTAGTGGAGAAATAATATCACTTATTCTTAGAGATGAATCTTTACATGGTAAATACATAGGGCTTCTTGCACAAGAGATATACAATTCATTTAATAATACTGATAAGAAAAAATTAGAAGATAAGATGTATTCTATACTTGCTAGTCTTATGGAAAATGAGATAGAGTATACAAATGTAATATATAAAGATAGTGGACTTGAAGAAGAGGTTGTAGATTTTTTGAAATACAATGCAAATAGAGCTTTAGAAAATTTAGGATTTGAAAGACTCTATAATGTAAATGCTATCAATCCAATTGTGTTAAATGGACTTAGTACTGAAACTAAAACACATGATTTCTTTTCAACTAAAGGTAATGGATATCAAAAAGGGGTCTATGAAGAGTTAGAAGATGAAGATTTTATAATATAATTTATTTTATAAAATGTGACACGCTGATGTCACCTTTAGCATGATAATATCAATGTATAAAATGTATATACGGAGGTATTTTTTATGAAATATGAATGGAGAAAAAAAGATAAAGAGTTATATTTACCTAAGAAGAATCCTGTGATAGTTGAAGTACCAGAGCAGAAATTTATCATGTTAAAAGGCAGTGGAGACCCAAATACTAAAGAATTTACTGAAGCAATAGGAGTACTTTACTCTTTGGCATATGCAATAAAAACTATGCCTCAAAAGGGAATTGTACCAGAAGGGTATTTTGATTATACTGTTTTTCCTTTAGAAGGTATATGGAATAAGGGAGAAAAAAGCAAATGTTCAGATATACTTATTAAAGAAGATTTGATTTATACTATAATGATACGTCAGCCAGATTTTGTTACACAAGACCTGTTAAATAAAGCTATTGATATATTAAAAAAGAAGAAACCACATAATCTTCTTGAAAAAGTTAGATTTGGGTCTATTAATGAAGGTCTATGTGTTCAAATGCTTCATATAGGCTCATATGATGATGAACCAGAAAGCTTTGACATTATGAGTGAATTTTGTAAAAAAAATAAGCTTCTAAGAAAATCTTATATACATCGTGAAATTTATATAAGTGATGCTAGAAAAGTATCTCCTGAGTCATTGAAAACTGTTTTGCGTTTTGAAGTAGAAAGGGAAATGTAAGCATTATATTATGATATTAGATTGCTTTATTTTTATACTATAATAAAGTAATGAGGTGATTATATGAAAAGTAATAGATTATTTGAAATTATTTATATCCTGTTAGATAAGAAAAGAGTAACTGCAAAGGAGTTAGCTGAACACTTTGAAGTATCTAGGCGAACTATTTGTAGAGATATTGAAATATTGTCATCTTCTGGTATTCCAATTTATACTGATAAAGGTAGAAATGGTGGTATAGGTATTTTAGATAATTTTACTTTTGATAAATCTATTTTATCTGAGCAAGAGCAGAAAGAAATTCTAGCATCACTAGAGGGTTTAAATATGCTTAAATATCCAGATATGAATTCTACATTAGCAAAACTTAGAGCCTTGTTTTGTAAATCAGATTTAAATTGGATAACTGTTGATTTTTCTCATTGGTGTAGTAATGATGTAGAAAAAGATAAATTTATAAAGATAAAATCAGCTATATTAGATTGTAATATTATAACTTTTGAGTATATAAATACTTATGGAAAGATAACTAAACGTTGTGTAGAGCCACTTATGCTTTGGTTTAAAGAAAAGTCATGGTATATTAAAGCTTATTGTCGTCAAAAAAATGATTATAGAATTTTTAAGGTCGTAAGGATGAAGAATATCTGTATTTGTGAGCAGACATTTATACGAAGCATACCAATTGAAGTGGGAGAGATAAAAGAAGATAAGAATAAAAATATTATTTTAAAATTGAAAATTTCTAAAGATATAGCATATAGAGTTTATGATGAATTTGATATTGATAATATATTATACGATAACGATGGAAATTTTATTGTAAATGTACAGTATCCTCAAAATGATTGGATTTATGGATATGTGCTCTCTTTTGGAAATCACATTGAAGTATTAGAACCCATAGATGTTAGAGATAAGATTTTACAGATTGTTGATGATATTAAAATAAAATATTTATAATTATTGTAAAAAGTGAAGTATTAATTAGACTTCACTTTTTTAGTTTACTGGTAAAACCCAGTTTGATTTTTGTATAATATGTATATTTTTACATGTGTAACATTGACATCAAATTATCGAAACTAATTATATATTTGTCATTATAAGTAGATTAATAGTAAAATGTATATCTTATTGTTAAAATAAATTGAATGTATTATTTTAATATTGTAAGTAAAAAAGTGAAAAATTGTAAATAAACATTATTTTTTAAAGAAAAAATTAATATATTGACAAAAATAAAGTACTCATTTAAACTAATAGTTGAGAATAATATTCAATATTAAATAATAGGAGGAGCTATGAATAAATATCTTCTAATAAATCCAGTAGCAGAAAAAATGTATGAGGAAAAGTTTAATACTATTAAAGAAACTTTGATAAAAAAAGGGTACATAATGGTTGAATGTGAGGCACAATTAGAATATGTAAAGAATCAGTACAAAGAATATGCAAAAAAGACTGAAAACACGATATTAGATTGTAGATGTCCAGAAAGCATAAATCTTTTAAAAAGAAATAATTTGATAGATGG
This region includes:
- a CDS encoding YafY family transcriptional regulator: MKSNRLFEIIYILLDKKRVTAKELAEHFEVSRRTICRDIEILSSSGIPIYTDKGRNGGIGILDNFTFDKSILSEQEQKEILASLEGLNMLKYPDMNSTLAKLRALFCKSDLNWITVDFSHWCSNDVEKDKFIKIKSAILDCNIITFEYINTYGKITKRCVEPLMLWFKEKSWYIKAYCRQKNDYRIFKVVRMKNICICEQTFIRSIPIEVGEIKEDKNKNIILKLKISKDIAYRVYDEFDIDNILYDNDGNFIVNVQYPQNDWIYGYVLSFGNHIEVLEPIDVRDKILQIVDDIKIKYL
- the nrdE gene encoding class 1b ribonucleoside-diphosphate reductase subunit alpha; its protein translation is MNWIELNNQVIIKNEQGKYQLEKDKEALSSYIEEFINPKLKKFNNLEERLKYLMDEGYYLEEVIHKYSMDFIKKIYKLIEEHKFKFQSYMSANKFYQNYALKSNDGKEILETYNEKVLIVALTLGNGDESLALNLADKIVKQEFQPATPTFLNAGRKRAGEMVSCFLLSVEDSTEGISYAISSSNHLSKIGGGVALNLSKLRASGESIKDIEGAAGGVVGVAKMLEQSFSYFNQMGARQGSGAVYLTVFHPDFELLMDTKKINADEKIRLATLSLGAIIPDKFMELAEKNEVAYAFYPHTVYKKYGVYLDEIEMSEWYDRLVNDEDIRKKEINPRQMLTKIAQMQQESGYPYVVYIDTANREHTLKEVGMVKMSNLCCEIFQYQTSSEIEGYGGENKWGQDISCNLGSLNIANVMDNKTIESTVETSIRALTFVADKTNIKPVPTVNNSNSKSHSIGLGAMNLHGYLVRENILYTSEDAVEFSDVFFAMIRYYSIKASMKIAIEKNQTFEGFEKSEYAKGRKSKVLSKYYEQSYLPKLEKVKALFEGIYIPTKEDWTKLLDEVKEKGIYNAYLMAVAPTQSISYVQNATSSIMPITEPVEVRTYGDSTTIYPMPFLTNENMLYYQSAYRMDMRKVIDLVSTVQQHVDQGISTTLFVTDEKTTRDIARHYIYAYKKGLKSLYYTRTKMTRDTHECLVCSV
- a CDS encoding GyrI-like domain-containing protein encodes the protein MKYEWRKKDKELYLPKKNPVIVEVPEQKFIMLKGSGDPNTKEFTEAIGVLYSLAYAIKTMPQKGIVPEGYFDYTVFPLEGIWNKGEKSKCSDILIKEDLIYTIMIRQPDFVTQDLLNKAIDILKKKKPHNLLEKVRFGSINEGLCVQMLHIGSYDDEPESFDIMSEFCKKNKLLRKSYIHREIYISDARKVSPESLKTVLRFEVEREM
- a CDS encoding ABC transporter ATP-binding protein, which codes for MLKTNNLSVGYDKKVVVSDINIEVKKGEILCLLGSNGAGKTTILRSLSKLITPIKGEIYLNDMDIRHISRKTLSKMMALVLTNRLLGDLMTVQDVVNMGRYPYTGFFGNLSKKDLMMVDDSLKSVNALHLKKRYFDELSDGEKQKVLVARALVQEPEIIILDEPTTHLDIKHRLELMNILKKLSKEKSISVILSLHEIDIALKSCDKVALVKNNKVIAYGQPEDMVDENMINSLYELEDKNFNSLLGAVEISNKSKNEVFIIGGGGKATPIYRAFTKRGIGIYSGIIHENDIDYEIGRTMGIKLFTEKPFESISDESFDLAIRNLNNSKIIIDTGFSVGETNKRNIDIIKEALKINKKVYSFRNKSESNKYYKSLSNNIEYVDKVSKMVDSIDINNLL
- the nrdF gene encoding class 1b ribonucleoside-diphosphate reductase subunit beta; this encodes MTFKLHKTHDAVNWNKEEDGFTQAFWEQNVKQFWLPEEISVSKDIKVWNELDDNEKDLYKKVLGGLTLLDTKQGNNGIPSMMGLTDNLQRKAVLSFMGTMEEIHAKSYSSIFMTLLSNSEIDDLFEWIETEPTLQRKADLVLAQYENTTNQKNLYLSMVTSVFLESFLFYSGFFYPLYLSGQGKMVASGEIISLILRDESLHGKYIGLLAQEIYNSFNNTDKKKLEDKMYSILASLMENEIEYTNVIYKDSGLEEEVVDFLKYNANRALENLGFERLYNVNAINPIVLNGLSTETKTHDFFSTKGNGYQKGVYEELEDEDFII